From the genome of Bordetella sp. H567, one region includes:
- a CDS encoding UbiX family flavin prenyltransferase: MRRLVVGVTGATGSLYAIRLLQALRDVPDVETHLVVSAAGVLNVKHELDMTREQVQALADHVYSVRDIGATLASGAFATAGMVIVPCSMRTLAAVAHGLSDNLITRAADVTLKERRRLVMMVRETPYNLAHLRNMTAVTEMGGIVFPPLPAFYFRPASIEEMVDQTIARVLGMFDIHVPGPTWTGSA, from the coding sequence GTGCGCCGGCTGGTGGTCGGCGTGACGGGCGCGACAGGGTCGCTGTATGCCATACGGCTGCTGCAGGCCCTGCGCGATGTGCCCGACGTGGAAACCCATCTGGTCGTGTCCGCCGCTGGCGTCCTGAACGTCAAGCACGAACTCGACATGACACGCGAGCAGGTGCAAGCGCTGGCGGACCACGTATACAGCGTGCGCGACATCGGCGCGACACTGGCCAGCGGGGCGTTTGCCACGGCGGGCATGGTGATCGTGCCGTGCTCGATGCGTACCCTGGCGGCCGTGGCCCATGGGCTGTCGGACAACCTCATCACCCGCGCCGCGGACGTGACGCTGAAGGAGCGCCGCCGCCTGGTGATGATGGTGCGCGAGACGCCTTACAACCTGGCACACCTGCGCAATATGACCGCGGTAACGGAAATGGGCGGCATCGTGTTTCCGCCGCTGCCCGCGTTCTATTTCCGGCCGGCGTCGATCGAGGAAATGGTCGACCAAACCATCGCCCGCGTCCTGGGCATGTTCGATATCCACGTGCCCGGTCCCACCTGGACCGGGTCGGCCTGA
- the grxD gene encoding Grx4 family monothiol glutaredoxin, giving the protein MSDVQQFIRDTVTQHPVVLFMKGTAQFPQCGFSGKAIQLLKSCGVKKLVTVNVLDDDEVRQGIKEFSNWPTVPQLYVRGEFVGGSDIMGQMHESGELKTLLDDAGATA; this is encoded by the coding sequence ATGAGCGACGTTCAACAATTCATCCGCGATACCGTGACGCAGCATCCGGTCGTGCTTTTCATGAAGGGCACGGCACAGTTCCCGCAATGCGGCTTTTCCGGCAAGGCCATCCAGCTGCTGAAGAGCTGTGGCGTGAAGAAGCTGGTCACCGTCAATGTGCTGGACGACGACGAAGTCCGCCAGGGCATCAAGGAATTCTCCAACTGGCCGACCGTCCCGCAGCTGTACGTGCGCGGCGAGTTCGTCGGCGGATCGGACATCATGGGCCAGATGCATGAAAGCGGCGAACTGAAAACGCTGCTGGACGACGCCGGGGCCACTGCATGA